In the genome of Meles meles chromosome 2, mMelMel3.1 paternal haplotype, whole genome shotgun sequence, one region contains:
- the BBS12 gene encoding Bardet-Biedl syndrome 12 protein — MVMACRVINKRRHMGLQQLSSFAGTGRTFLGPLKLSKFIIDAECHESVLISSTVRLLESLDLTSAVGQLLNEAVQAQNNTYKTGTSTLLFLIGAWSSAAEECLHLGVPISLIVSAMSEGLNSCIEEVVSLQVPVHNVFDHIDSTKTFSGLETSSVSLCPFLQIPSDTGLQKEHNFKDVASPSLTFYNLSGIPVRSPTLFRSQAEVEADKNILQNPQSLQNSLLTGSRYGKSILIHSRHFNRTDNNQWINKPDGFLEQHGGATPNTYRCSDLVELEMGLSHGDHQSMKLVDEAVRLQYQNAIMQQGSRSMPFRFDISRIFTCCLPGVPESFSCVCPGFITVISISNATLIKELQNQPIRILLIEGDLTENYRHLGFNKATNINTVLESMRVQQDTTEELWTNYALQVLIKFNVNLVLVQGNVSEHLTEKCIHSKRLVLGSVNSSVMQAFAEASGAVQVTYITQVNENCVGSGVSVTFWRSIPSDVIDRINVITVVIKTEGINLVTVVLTSPVTAQMQTKEDRFWTCAYRLYYALKEQKVFLGGGAVEFLCLSHLQILAEQSLSKRNHICSGWLPNTSSWLASSLALYRSTVLKCLANGWHKYLSTLVYNTASCSSEFEASTFIQQRLQNATDSGSPSSYILNEYSKLNSGIFNSGVTNKLEQIPSIYDVVIPKTEAWRRALDLVLLVLQTDSEIITGLGPTQLNSQETEGFLFL; from the coding sequence ATGGTGATGGCTTGCAGGGTCATAAATAAAAGAAGGCACATGGGACTTCAACAACTTTCATCATTTGCGGGAACAGGAAGAACTTTCCTAGGTCCATTAAAATTATCTAAATTTATTATAGATGCAGAGTGTCATGAAAGTGTGTTAATCAGTTCAACAGTAAGGCTTCTCGAAAGTTTGGATTTAACCAGTGCAGTGGGACAACTTCTCAACGAAGCAGTTCAAGCACAAAATAACACATATAAAACTGGAACCAGTACTCTTTTGTTTCTCATCGGTGCCTGGAGCAGTGCTGCTGAAGAATGTCTCCATTTAGGTGTCCCCATTTCATTAATAGTGTCTGCAATGTCAGAGGGCTTGAACTCTTGCATTGAAGAGGTAGTTTCCCTTCAAGTACCTGTCCACAATGTATTTGACCATATAGACAGCACTAAGACATTTTCTGGACTTGAAACATCTAGTGTCAGTTTGTGCCCTTTTCTACAAATCCCTTCAGATACTGGTTTACAGAAAGAGCATAATTTCAAAGATGTTGCCTCTCCATCACTGACCTTTTACAATCTTTCTGGGATACCTGTTAGATCACCTACGCTCTTTAGATCTCAGGCTGAAGTTGAAGCAGATAAAAATATACTACAAAATCCTCAAAGTCTGCAAAACAGTCTGCTCACAGGCAGCCGTTATGGAAAGTCAATACTAATCCACAGTAGGCATTTTAATAGGACAGATAATAATCAGTGGATAAACAAACCAGATGGATTTCTGGAACAACATGGTGGAGCTACTCCCAATACTTACAGATGTAGTGATTTGGTAGAGTTGGAGATGGGTTTGAGTCACGGAGATCACCAAAGCATGAAATTAGTAGATGAAGCAGTACGGCTGCAGTATCAGAATGCAATTATGCAGCAAGGCAGCCGTAGCATGCCATTTAGGTTTGACATTTCCAGAATCTTCACTTGTTGTTTACCAGGTGTACCTGAAAGTTTTTCTTGTGTCTGTCCAGGATTTATCACTGTTATATCAATATCTAATGCTACTCTGATAAAGGAATTACAGAATCAGCCTATCCGGATTCTTCTCATTGAGGGTGACCTCACAGAGAATTATCGGCACCTGGGGTTTAATAAGGCTACAAATATTAACACAGTACTGGAGAGCATGAGGGTTCAACAAGACACCACAGAAGAACTGTGGACAAATTATGCCTTACAGGTATTAATTAAGTTCAACGTGAACCTTGTCCTGGTACAAGGAAATGTGTCTGAACACTTAACTGAAAAGTGCATACACAGTAAGCGGTTGGTACTTGGGTCAGTGAATAGCAGTGTGATGCAGGCTTTTGCAGAAGCTTCGGGAGCAGTACAGGTGACCTACATCACACAAGTGAATGAAAACTGTGTGGGCAGTGGGGTCTCTGTGACCTTCTGGAGAAGTATTCCTTCAGATGTCATAGATAGAATCAACGTAATCACAGTCGTGATAAAAACGGAAGGAATTAATCTGGTTACGGTAGTGCTCACTAGCCCAGTCACTGCACAGATGCAAACCAAGGAAGATAGATTCTGGACTTGTGCCTATCGTCTGTATTATGCTCTAAAAGAGCAAAAGGTCTTCCTTGGAGGTGGTGCAGTTGAATTTTTGTGTCTTAGCCACCTTCAGATTCTTGCAGAACAATCACTGAGTAAAAGAAACCACATCTGTTCAGGATGGCTTCCTAATACTTCCTCTTGGCTGGCCTCCTCTCTGGCACTATACAGATCAACTGTGCTTAAATGCCTGGCAAATGGGTGGCACAAATACCTTTCAACTCTCGTATATAACACAGCCAGTTGCTCATCAGAATTTGAAGCCAGCACATTCATTCAACAGCGTctacaaaatgccacagactctGGTTCTCCTTCATCTTACATCTTGAATGAATACAGTAAACTAAATAGTGGAATTTTTAATTCAGGCGTTACAAATAAACTGGAACAGATTCCAAGCATTTACGACGTCGTTATACCAAAGACCGAGGCATGGCGCCGAGCTTTGGATTTAGTATTATTAGTACTTCAAACAGACAGTGAAATTATTACTGGACTTGGACCCACACAGTTAAATTCACAGGAAACAGagggctttttatttttgtag